A part of Acidimicrobiales bacterium genomic DNA contains:
- a CDS encoding anti-sigma factor, with protein MGLTHREIEDLLGAHALDAVDPDERAVVERHLAGCPRCRAEVVEYREVAALLAHGGGPAPAGVWDRIADGLDEGVAPVAPPVLGRGPDDAPVVVLADRARRRGRLGPGRIGLAAAGVAAAAVIGVLGWRVVEQDRRLDELATSMGDDAMARAASVAMADPDSRHAELAAPTGEMEAVAVVTVEGDAYLLGDRLPSLPADRTYQLWGVLDSGEVVSLGLLGNRPGVEAFHAPANVGTLAVTDEPAGGVVVSGAPPMVVGELA; from the coding sequence GTGGGACTGACCCACCGAGAGATCGAGGACCTCCTCGGCGCCCACGCCCTCGACGCCGTCGACCCCGACGAGCGCGCCGTCGTCGAACGCCACCTGGCCGGCTGCCCGCGCTGTCGGGCCGAGGTGGTCGAGTACCGGGAGGTGGCGGCGCTGCTCGCCCACGGCGGCGGGCCCGCGCCGGCAGGGGTGTGGGACCGCATCGCCGACGGGCTCGACGAGGGCGTGGCGCCCGTCGCCCCTCCCGTGCTGGGCCGCGGTCCGGACGACGCGCCGGTGGTGGTGCTCGCCGACCGGGCCCGGCGCCGGGGCCGGCTCGGCCCGGGCCGGATCGGTCTGGCGGCGGCCGGTGTGGCCGCGGCAGCGGTGATCGGCGTGCTGGGGTGGCGGGTGGTCGAGCAGGACCGGCGCCTCGACGAGCTGGCCACCAGCATGGGCGACGACGCCATGGCCCGGGCGGCCAGCGTGGCGATGGCCGATCCCGACTCGCGCCACGCCGAGCTGGCCGCGCCCACCGGTGAGATGGAGGCCGTGGCGGTGGTGACCGTGGAGGGTGACGCCTACCTGTTGGGCGACCGGCTGCCCAGCCTGCCCGCCGATCGCACGTACCAGCTCTGGGGCGTTCTCGACAGCGGCGAGGTGGTGTCGCTGGGGTTGCTCGGCAACCGGCCCGGGGTCGAGGCGTTCCACGCCCCGGCCAACGTGGGCACCCTCGCGGTCACCGACGAGCCCGCCGGGGGCGTGGTGGTGTCGGGTGCCCCGCCGATGGTGGTCGGCGAGCTGGCGTAG
- a CDS encoding sigma-70 family RNA polymerase sigma factor, with translation MAGRSDDLTSASDASLVVAIGRYRQAALAEAYRRHGGAVFGLARRLLGDPVKGEEIVQEVFLRLWQRPEAFDPDRGSLRSYLLATTHGRAVDLLRSEGSRRRREERDALLTAEAGYDLEREVWDLSVSERVQQAVAALPDGERRAIELAYFRGYTYREVAGLLDEPEGTVKSRIRAGLSRMRSALVESGLGAGGGPAWD, from the coding sequence ATGGCCGGGCGCTCCGACGATCTCACCTCCGCGAGCGACGCGTCGCTCGTCGTCGCCATCGGGCGCTACCGCCAGGCCGCCCTGGCCGAGGCCTACCGCCGCCACGGTGGTGCGGTGTTCGGCCTGGCCCGGCGGCTGCTCGGTGACCCGGTCAAGGGGGAGGAGATCGTGCAGGAGGTCTTCCTGCGCTTGTGGCAGCGGCCCGAGGCCTTCGACCCCGACCGGGGCTCCCTGCGCTCGTACCTGCTCGCCACCACGCACGGGCGGGCGGTCGACCTGCTGCGCTCCGAGGGCTCGAGGCGTCGGCGTGAGGAGCGCGACGCCCTCCTCACGGCCGAGGCCGGCTACGACCTCGAGCGGGAGGTGTGGGACCTGTCCGTCTCGGAGCGGGTCCAGCAGGCCGTGGCCGCGCTGCCCGACGGGGAGCGGCGGGCGATCGAGCTGGCGTACTTCCGTGGGTACACCTACCGGGAGGTGGCGGGGCTGCTCGACGAGCCGGAGGGCACCGTGAAGAGCCGCATCCGCGCCGGCCTGTCGCGGATGCGGTCCGCGCTGGTCGAGTCGGGCCTCGGAGCGGGAGGTGGCCCGGCGTGGGACTGA
- a CDS encoding cytochrome c oxidase assembly protein encodes MSWWCSALKEPWSWTWRAYPGVWLFLLGIGAVYLRGVTRPGRPGDPPHAAVTRRQVAWFVSGLVVLWVALDWPIGTLGTGYLAFAHMIQYLLMVYVAPPLLLKGIPDWLARRVVGEGRFRRVLHAVTRFVPGVLIATAVLLLTQMPITVDSLRGNQLGSFGLDLVWVVGGLLMWWPVRGPLEEDRFTDPMKMVYLFVVSVPALVPAGFLTWATFPIYRLYELAPQVGGITDTFDQQLAGAIMKVGGDLWLWGWIAVIWVEWSHRPERAERRAGERAYRRVSDIEAAAAPAAAEPLTTEPATAHLAVDADQWGDFHQHLDDWKQSRT; translated from the coding sequence GTGAGCTGGTGGTGCTCGGCGTTGAAGGAGCCCTGGAGCTGGACCTGGCGCGCCTACCCCGGGGTGTGGCTGTTCCTGCTCGGCATCGGGGCCGTCTACCTGCGGGGCGTCACCCGGCCCGGCCGCCCCGGCGATCCTCCCCACGCCGCGGTCACCCGGCGCCAGGTGGCCTGGTTCGTGTCGGGGCTGGTGGTGCTCTGGGTGGCCCTCGACTGGCCGATCGGCACGCTCGGCACGGGCTACCTGGCCTTCGCCCACATGATCCAGTACCTCCTCATGGTCTACGTGGCCCCGCCGCTGCTGCTGAAGGGCATCCCCGACTGGCTGGCCCGCCGGGTGGTGGGCGAGGGCCGCTTCCGCCGCGTCCTCCACGCGGTCACCCGGTTCGTGCCTGGCGTGCTGATCGCCACGGCCGTGCTCCTCCTCACCCAGATGCCGATCACGGTCGACAGCCTCCGCGGCAACCAGCTGGGCTCGTTCGGGCTCGACCTGGTGTGGGTGGTCGGGGGGCTGCTCATGTGGTGGCCGGTGCGGGGCCCCCTCGAGGAAGACCGATTCACCGACCCCATGAAGATGGTCTACCTGTTCGTGGTGTCGGTGCCCGCCCTGGTGCCGGCCGGGTTCCTCACCTGGGCGACCTTCCCCATCTACCGGCTGTACGAGCTCGCGCCGCAGGTGGGCGGCATCACCGACACGTTCGACCAGCAGCTCGCGGGCGCCATCATGAAGGTGGGCGGCGACCTGTGGCTGTGGGGCTGGATCGCGGTGATCTGGGTCGAGTGGTCACACCGGCCCGAGCGGGCCGAGCGCCGTGCCGGCGAGCGGGCCTACCGCAGGGTGTCCGACATCGAGGCCGCAGCCGCGCCCGCGGCGGCCGAACCCCTGACGACCGAGCCGGCCACCGCCCACCTGGCCGTCGACGCTGACCAGTGGGGCGACTTCCACCAGCACCTCGACGACTGGAAGCAGTCCCGCACGTAG